The Macrobrachium nipponense isolate FS-2020 chromosome 16, ASM1510439v2, whole genome shotgun sequence DNA window TCCCTAGGTTCACTCCTAAGAGCTGGTTTTGCTGAATTTTGGCATTATGGTTTATGCGTTTTGTGTCAAACAGTCTTAATGGTTTTCTTCAGAAACCGAGTTGCAGGCTTGTCTGATTTGATCTGTGCCACTTTGTTCTCTTACCTTAATTACTTTtatgaatcaaatcaatcacaTAATATGACAGCAAGTGTGTACTTTTATTCAGCTTAGtattgaaaagagaaaagactAAAGTAAAATCTTTGGTGCTTAACCACAGACAAAAGTGTCATGTTAAAATGAAGTATTTTGGGATCCATAATATGGAGGCCAATGGACTTTTCCTGTCATTCATTTGTACTTATAATAGCATTCAAAAGATATCAACATACAATATTTTTCTCACAAACATGCTGTGTTCATTTTCCAGTCCCAAATAAAAACATCAGGTACAAGCACCTTACTTTACATTCTAAAGTGTTTCTCCTGGCCTGTAAACAACCTTCTAAGCTGTCAGAGTCCTGTCCCAAAGACAGTAGTCCTGTTGTGCTTTTCTAGATccgactggtatatatatatgctgtgggAATAATCTGTAACCCTGCCCTTCTGCCTGTGTTGCAGTTGTCTAACAGATATGATTGATGGTGTTATCATGAAACAGAGTTCTTTCCTTTCAGCCCCAGTGGTCTCTAAGCCTTATATCAAGACTACAAAAAAAGTGAGGATGGCTGCACCTCATGCATtgtactgtaggcatcacttaaggttctttgcagcttacTTTCAGCCCCAAGGTTCaacccctctctctttcttacagcTTGCTTTTcattctctcctaacaattgttccatatgTGCTCTTGATTTCcttttcagtactgaatgacattgtgtcccggtgcttggcctatggccttatcattattattacgtattattaaaagggcttagtttttccagacctctgagtcttaagtagactaTTCTCCAGCTGGttatggcctttggcctaaattttatattcttcttATTCCTGTTCCCTTACAAAGTTTAAGGACACCATGAGGTTTATGTAAATTTAGAGGCTACTTTTAGGTTGCATACCTAAAGAAGTGCttgttgtaaaaaataaaatttttggcatGCGATGGACATACAAGTCTCGTCTTGAAATGTGACTTGGTAGTCTTTTTAAATTTCTTGAAAGTATagtcttaaattttattttaaaaatgtgtaCTGTCTTATTTTGTTGTATGATACTTTTGTATGCAAAGCTTATTACaaagattttgattttttaatatattgtttgtttattttaatttatttattttctttgcagaTGCATGGAGGAGAATACTCCTATACTAGAGGAATTGATAACTTTACGTCAGAAGCAAGCAGATCTTTTAGGGTACCCGAACCATGCGTCATATATTTTAGAAGAGAGAATGGCAAGTAAGCCTGATAACGTGGAAAAGTTTTTAACAAATTTATCCGATAAACTTCAGGTTTTGTggaaacaagaaagagttgatatGCTCAACCTGAAAAAGGAAGAGGTATGGTTTAATTTATTCAGCTTTtatgttcatattttatttgttcaatACTTTACTTAATCCACGTGACTTACTTATAGAttactgatatgtatatatgaaattaaatgtACAGTACTTGTGACTGGGAAAGGTTTTGTATTGAATAAGGCTGTGATGAATGAATttgtagaaaaattttttttattgtaaaatcataaattttttttatcaactctataaattttttatctattcaattgATTTCTGTATACCATGCAGAATTACTTAAcccatcaaagaaaaaaaattcttttaaatttctgttgattttaatttttatatatgtactgtacagtactccATTATTTACTAAGGAGAAAAGTTTCTTTTAGGGCTAAATTGGAATTTCACAGCTGTAACCAGACAAATACTAGTTCCATACCATGATAATTGTTTATAAGTTTACTGTGGTGATGTTGTAACGCAGTTTATGAATAtagtatacttatttttttatttaatcattgcttttgtttttgtaagtAATCCTAATGAACTGTGTTTTAGTAGGTTTAAATGTGAAAGTAGTTAGACTAAATGTTAAACTTTGAATGTTAATCCACTTGTATAAAAGAGTATCTTTGCACTAGATGACAAATGACCTTGATTAAAAGatcattgtattttatttctatcaataGTTTGGTGATAAAACTTCGTCTCATTTAGAAACTGTGGAATAGACGAAGATTGTTAGGCAGAGATTGATGCATCCACAGGATAAAGGATTACTACTAGACAATTATGATGATGTAACCAGTACCACTTGTGGGGTCTTGCTATTTGCACcatattagaaaataatttcctGCTAAATGTTTGTAGAATGCCTGCGTAACCATACATTTTGAGGTTTCATATCTTTTAAGTCCTTGAAAATTCAAGTAATGTAACCTTTGAATATTTAAAGTTTAATATTTGTAcagcattatattatttaattttgtttttctttatttgcagtgTGAAAAATATAGTTACGAATACTCTGGTAAGCTCGACTTCTGGGACTTCCGTTATTACATGAATCAGGTAGAAGAAAAAATGTATGCTGTGGATCAAAATGAGGCAAGTAAAGTcttcttattttaaaaatatcttcaaCAGAATAAGTTTGCTTTTTGGATGTGACAAGAGATGTTAAGTTTATGTTCTTTGTGGAGCTTGTCCAGAGGAACAGTTTGGGTTTTGTCTGTGTTCTTTCTGCTTTCTCCAtccttctcagtctttagtctgTTCGTGAAAGGAAGTGTTCTGTTCCTCTTGGAGCTGTCCTTTGGGATTTCCCATTCAAGTTCCATTCTCTTGCAGAAGAGATGCCAGTCTGTGAAACCTTCAGTGGGACAAACATGGGAAAAACTGTTGGTTTAGTAAGAGTTTCATCTAACCTTCAGTAGACTTCTAGTGAGGTACTGTTCCATGGGTGTTGCTTGTGTGGCCATTGTCTGCTTTTTGGACAATGGTTCAGCACACTCAATATATGTTCCAGTGTCCTTAGTTCATGTTTTGATTCCAAGAGCAGTCACCACAGTTATATGCCACTAGACCCTGGAAACCCCTGCTTCTGTATTCCAGAATGTATAGGAGGTAACAGGAGTCTTGTTTTCTCATGCTCGTTACCATGACTCGGAATTGGCATTTCTGTGTAGGTTTTTGACTGTCCCTTCTGTCTGTTGCTGCAAGCTTAGACATAGTGGAGAATTCCTGATTCTTAGGAACTAGGTATCAAGTTTTAAAGGTTCATATTTTTGAAAGGTGTATAACCCTGAGTATTTACAGGTAATTTCCTGTTGGAAGTACCCTACTTGTGTGAACCTGCTATCGTTGAATGATACTTCTAAATATATAGTACTCTGGTTTTTATAACCAGGAAAATTccataacattttttattttaaatcattaaaaaataatagctGTGGTGTTCTCTATGTGCTAgtaataaggttattattatcatgaatattTTGACAATTACATAAGTAGAAAATAGAAAGGTCctataatttgtatgtatatttgttcaTATCAGTTGCTTATCCATTTTCTAATCTGCCAGTGGTTTTGGAATGCTCGATGAAATTCTGAGCCAGTTTACTATAAATGATTGTATTTATGGAAAGTAGTCTAGTTATtactaaaaattatttatatataggaatTGCTTTAACATTGTCTTACCCATAGGTCAGACAGTACTTCCCACTGGAGAAAGTAACTTCTGGCCTCCTAGGAATCTATCAGACTCTTTTGAGTCTCAAATTTACTCAGGAACCTGATGCAGACACTTGGCATGATGATGTTAAATTGGTAAGTATTTTTCCCATTTTGGTTTATGAACTTAGAGTATTATCTgtctgagcatttttttttttttttttttttaacctgatgAGTTTAGTAATACTAAACTAATATGATTATTGTTTATAAGGAGCTGttggctatatttttttttcttttttaaatacagGGTATTGTGTTTAATAGAAGTTGGTTAGTGTAGGCACTATTTccctaatggtttttttttttctgtctccagTACCGTGTTAATGATGCCAAAACTGATGAGAAGATGGGTTACTTCTTTTTAGATTTGTATCCTCGCGATGGCAAGTTTGGCCACGCTGCAATTTTCCCTCTTCAGCCGTCTTGTGTCAGAAGTAATGGTGAACGTCAGGTCAGTGTTGGGATTTTCTTTCGTTTGTgggattttgttctttattttgttcttttgtttacgAAGATCTTGTTTCAGGAGATCGGATCcaaagtatattttatatttaggttGAATATGTTAAGCATAGTCACTTTTAGTAAGTTTGTGCCACATGATTACAGTGACATTATTGTGGCCGTGTTTCCATCGTGTGTGAAAGTCAGGTTTCTCATCTAATATTCTGGTATTGTTCATAAACAAGTTGACATTCTTCAGAAAAATTTCCAAACATGATCCAGCCAAGTTGAAAAAATAAGAATCTCTGTGAGAGAATGGTATTCAAAAGTTCTTAGACTTACAACCAGTAGGAGAAACAGGATCCAACTACTCCTTGTGGTTAGCATTGAAATCACCGGCAAACACAAAAAGATGCCATTTTGTCATCTTTGTGTATCCTTGAATTATGTGTGCATGCCTCTTCTGAGGAACCAAAGTTTATGTGTGCAATAGTAATCTGTCAATAGTATTACCACGTAATCCGTGAAAATTACAGTAAATCACACAATACTGGTAGGAATTTTTCTCAATCTCAATGCtagtacattattattaaatacacgAGTCTATCCGTGTAGTATGCCATGTTAACTTGTTGTTAACAGTAAACAGTAACATTGTGAAAATGGGCACGCATATGAAATAATAGGAAGAATCCATGTAGAAGTGTTAGCTTCGAATAAAGTTCTAACATTGTAGCTCTAACTCTAGTtaggagttttatttattttttctttacaggtTGCAGTTTGTGCAATGATGTGCAATTTTACCAAACCTACCAAAGATAAACCAGCTTTATTGGATCACTCAGAGGTACATTACTAATTTACCATAATAGTTGTAGTTCTGAGCATATTAGTTTCTTCCAACTTGACAGATTGTGCAGGTAGAATACATCTTTTCATTGATGATTTTCtaatgtgataatattttttccaggTGGAGACTTATTTCCATGAGTTTGGTCACGTCATGCATCACATATGTTCACGAGCAACTTTTGCCATGTTTGCGGGTACTCGAGTTGAGAGAGATTTCTTAGAAGCACCATCACAGATGCTGGAGAATTGGGTTTGGGAGAAAGAGCCTCTGTCTCTCATGTCAGCCCATTATCAGGTCTGTGAAAAATCTAATTTATTTTGTTCGTTAGCCATGCTTTCTTTCTCAATTATATCTTGATGGTGGATACATTCAtctcttattttgaaaaataaatgctataaaaataaatatttacttattCCTTTGGATGTAATTAGGATTACTTTATTAATTGGAATTACTTTTTTCCAGACTGGAGAAACTCTTCCTGATGAGATAATTGAGAAACTGGCGAAGTCAAGAAAAGCAAATGCAGGTGGATTCAACCTTCGTCAGATAATCTTGAGCACGTTTGATCAAGCAATTCATAGGACAGGGAAGGCAGACACAAAGGCACTCTTTGCCCAAACTTACAGGGAGATAATGGGAATTGAACCAATACCCAACACTAACATGCCAGCTAACTTTGGACATTTGGCTGGTGGCTATGATGCTCAGTACTATGGATATTTAGTAAGTACTTTCATCACTTTCAAGTTCATTAAAAAGACATTCATTTACAATATACAAAATTCTTAATAAATGGTGATGAATATTTGCACTTAAGGCATCTTCTGTTTTCAAAGACATTTCTTTAAACTGTTGAATCTCTTCATCCTCAAGCTTGTAAATTCTGAAGGAGGTATAGATAAAAATTTTTGTTgcgttcaattttattttttgccagTTATAGCTGTTGTAAGGCTCAGACATCattgttatgtaatatatattcagaCTGGAATTATTACAAAAGAGGGCTGAGTAGTGAGAagcaaaaacttcaaagcagcAGTGAATCTTGATGGTTTGTAGTGGATTATAAAGGAGGAAAGAACACATACTGGAGAATATGGTGTAGGTTGTTGCAGTGTGGtgtttttctgtgaacttttcctTTAACATCTCTTGCAGGCAGTTTTTTGTCTTGCAGCACAGTGCACCATAATTGCATGGACTTAAGGCTTTTAAACCATTGCACGTGGGACTGCCATCTTACGTCAGTGATACGAGTCCTGCAAGATAaaattttccaaatgtatttgtGAACCATTTTGGATGTTTCTAAGATTGGTTAAGGGTACTGTTTAACTGCACTGCAAGACTTATTTACAAAGTTGGAGCAATAGAAGACTCAAGTGTTGACTTGCATAGGGCATCTGCTACTCTTTTTTTTGTAAGCTGTCCCATGTCAGAtgtgtaattttttgttttattcttcttaCACAGTAATTACTGAGCTTGTGTTTGGAACTCGTTCAGTTTCTTCATGTTGCTTTTGTCTATAATTTGCCAACCATCTTATGTACCCAAACTTCATGTAGACTGACTACTAGGTactgcagtgaaaaaaaaaatgcctttgatttgtttattaaaagGAATCCTGGCCAGGCCCGCTCCTGCCTGACCTTGTCTGTCAACTCCAGCATGGGGCAAGTATCTTGTGGTCGACAACATATccacctcaggttgtatagttctTCAGTTTGATTCAGGCTGTCTTCTGCAAGTAGTTCAACATGATTGCTTGAGTCTTCTTCTGCAAATAGTTCAACACTAAAGCAGTTTCTTGTAATGCAAATCCACGAAATCATGGATGGCTACATTGTTGCGATGGACTTTATCTTGAAACACATTGGCCCTTGATCAGCTATTTCTTCTGAGGGTGGTACTGTTTATATATTGTAGGGTGTTTTCAGTGTTTATCCTATGAAGGACATCTGATTCCTGTTTGGAAAGCTGTGCCGCTGCGTGTTTCATGGTAACTTCTTTTTCCATTACTTTCCCATTGTTCTGAGCTTGTTCTGAAACTAAAAATTTTCCCTCCATCTTCCTGTTGCTGAGGTATCCATGCCTGCCTCACACTGCCAAATTAATGAGGATTTTTAGGCACAGTACTGCATTGTAAGATGGTGGCATGATATTGATGGGTTTCCCAGCCATGTGCCCTTACTTTTCTTGACATGTCTCTTGTCATAGTTTTCATTACCAGATGATGTGCAGTTGTATCTGGTAGTCatactgcagtttttttttttttttttttttttttttttttgtatgcaagtGGCCACCATTGTTTCAGTAGGTTATTAAAATCACTTCCTAAGGGAAGATGCTGTTCCCCATCGTTCAAGGCTGGTTACCAAGTTGCAGCAGCTGAAGTATTCTCCACTCATTGATACTCCAAAAGGCATTGACTGTACTCCCTGTTTGTAAGTGGATTTCTCTTGCCAAACGAGTTTCCATTGCATTTTTCAGTGTTCTGTGCTAGGAACTTTTTAATAGCACTCATTAATTTTCTTCTTAATCTAAAGATGTCGTTTTGCATTGCTGTAGTATAGATAGCATTCCAACATTGCCTTGCACCTCAAATTCCATCATCATCATGGACAAATTCCAGTATGAATGGTCACATTGGTGAGAAGACTTTCAACGCAGGTGGTTTTTTGTCATGCATCCTCCAAATAATTTTTGAAGGCTTCTTTATGGTGAAAGGCTTGGAGACTGATTTTTCTTACACTGCTCTTGGATTCCTTAAAATTCATGGGGAGTTGTTCTGTTCTCTTCATATCATGATTTGGCCTGTCCTTCATACACTGGTCTTGGATGCCTTGGGAATTGTGCTGTTCCTCTTCATGTCATGAAGCAGCCAAGAGTTATCTCGTTTTCTGCAAGTCGAGTCATGTGTTGTTCTCAGTAGTTCTGGGGTTTCTTGctgttcttcatcatcatcagggTGAGGCAGTTGAAGATTCTTTTGATGACGATTCTCCAAAGgactttcgtagactggaaagaacgaataggagattgtggttgtatttatacatataaaaaagagagtaatagtagtgcagaagataagaggcaattcgaaaagctattagatatgctactagaatacaacattcaacaaataaatcacctgccaacaagaaaggaaaatactttagacctagtatttatgaacgaggtgaattatgttaaagaaataatagtttataatgagagtatttcagaccataatgtcatagaattaacaatccattccaaagcaagtgaaaacagagataagcaagaaatgaaaaagtgtgaaggatatggaaaatacaacttctacagtaaaaatataaaatggtcagaaataaatgaagaattaaacaaagattgggataacattttcgtaagtgatgacacaagggtaaatacggagatattatataaaatattagaaaaaatagtgtataaatatataccgaagaagaaaagtaaacatcagtcatgcataccaagagacagaaggatcttgttccagaaaatcagaaagtggaaaaaaggtcttgcaaaagaaaaaaatgcatggaaagttatagaactaaaaagtaagagaaaatgctgaacaaaacattatacaatcaaaagaaaatgaaaaacgggactttgaagaaaaaaccctagtaacaatgtcaagcaaaccccaaattaataactcgtatgcaaaaaagaatgaataacaaaaaaagaatagaaaataggccctctaaagAATTGTAAgggaagggagattaacgaatgaaaaaaaggaaatgtgcaacatattggcagaacgatataagagagaattcacccctagaattgataatgaagataatgatatagaagtaagggacaaaaagtgaatatttagctgacatagatattaatgaagctgatattatgcaggctattaatgaaaataaaaatggagctgctgcaggtcctgatggtgtccctgctattttgttaaagaaagtagttcattctatcgcaaagtcacttgcaatattattaagacaaagtgtagatacaggcaagatttatgatgagcacaaattagcatatattgcccctactttcaaaagtggatcaagactagaggcaagtaattataggcctgtgagtctaacatcacatattatgaaagtgtatgaaagggtaatgaagaaaaatattatgaaacattcaataaaaaataatttggttaatataggacaacatggttttgtacccggaaaaagtacacaaacccaactgttagtccaccgtgagaacatatacaaaaatatgaaaagcggaaatgaaacatatgtggcttatctagactttgcaaaagcttttgacaaggtagaccataatagattagcgaagaaaattagaaaacttaatatagtggataaagtaggaagatggttaaaagaatttttacacaacagaaaacagatagttattgcaaacgatgataaatcggatgaagctaaggtaatatccggtgtgccacaaggtacagtgttagctgcattactgtttgttattatgattgcagacatagacagtaacgttaaggactcggtagtgagtagtttcgccaatgacacaagaataagtagagaaattacttgtgatgaagataggaacgcgctacaaagagaccttaacaaagtatatgattgggctgaggtttaataggatggtatttaactctgataaatctgaatcaataaattatggagacagaaggaaagctatatgcatataggggacctaatgagACAGtcccaaataaggaagcagttaaagaccttggtgtgatgatgaataggaacatgttatgcaatgaacaaatagcaattctattggcaaaatgtaaagcaaaaatgggaatgttgttacggcactttaaaacaaaagctgaacacatgattatgctttataaaacatgaaaagctgaacacatgattatgctttataaaacatatgttcatagtccacttgaatattgcaatatgatatggtacccacactatcaaaaggatattgcacaaatagagagtgtacaaagatcctttacagctagaatagaagaagttaaggatcttgactactgggaaagactccaatccttaaaattatatagtctagaaaggagaagagaacgctacatgataattcaggcatgggaacaggtagaaggaatagccgaaaaaatcatggagctaaaaatatcagaaagagcaagcagaggtagattaatagtgcccaaaactataccaggaaaaataaggaaagcacacaggacattaatccactacgcaccagcatcaataatgcagcgtctattcaatgcgttgccagctcatctgaggaatatatcaggagtgagcgtagatttgtttaagaataagctcgacaaatatctccgctgcatcccagaccatccaagattggaagatgcaaaatatactggaagatgtgctagcaactctttggtagacattagaggtgcctcacactgagggacctggggcaacctgaacaagatgtaaggtctgtaaggtaagggcaTTTGGACCTTTGGAAGCTataatatgatttattatttgCTTGCTCCTTGGTGCTGGAATTTTCTATCTTAGAGATATGTTGTTGCTGCAACAATTGTTGTTTATGATCAATATTTGCCGTATCGCTCCGAATTCATGTGGACAAATTTTCTGATACTATAGTTGTGTAAACCTTCCCTCCTGTCATTTCACCTCTAAAGGGCAGCTACTTCCTTGCTGTCACACATCACCAAGTGTATTCTTGACAACTTTTCTTCTGGTAGGTTAGTTCTGCAGCTGGCAATATTGGTTAGAAGACTTTCAGCAGAGGTGGTTACTTATTATGCATCCAGAAAATATGTTTTGATGGCTTCTTCGTGGTGAAGGGCCTGAAATCATGTCCTTCAGCACCTTAAAATCCCCGTGGAGTGGTGCTGTTCTCTTTTTCTGAAAGTTTAGTTCCTATGGTGACCTCTTGGCTGGAACCTTTCCCTTCTGTAAAGAGCAGGTGCTTACTTGCTTCCACACATCACTAGGTGTATCTTTGACAACTCTTCTTAACTTCTGGTCTTGTAGTTGTGTAGTTTGGTTCATATTTGGAGTGTTTCTTGTTAGGTGAGGGTTCAAATCGTATCCTTAGGGTTTTATGAgagattttcctctctctcctaaacATTTCAATTTTTCAACTGTTTGTTCTCCAATAACTTTAATCATCTTGGGCTGCTGCTTTTCTCTCTGCCATGAGAAAGCAAAGCTGATAACTTGTTGGGGTAGCTAACGACACTGCTGCAGTCTTGTATGGTGCTGTTGGGAAATCTTTGATGAGCATCAGGTTACAGTTTTGCAAGCTGTCCCACCGTCAGTGCAGTAGTGACTATTTTCCATTGCATATCAGCATCTGCCTCACCTCTCCAGTGTCACAAGGGCAGATATCCTGGTACCATATTTCTTACTCTCGGCTTTCATCAggtgtatggaaaccttttccaCAGTCCTGTGCACTACCAACCATTGACCTGGCTTGTTGTCTGCTGTTCTCTGTCAGTAAGTTTGTTGCTGGAACAATTTTCACCTGAACATGGCTTCTCATATTATTATGTCATTCTGACATCATATTTCTCTGCTGATTTGTTTCTTGCCAGATCTTGCTTCTGCCAGTCCTATTCCTTTCAATATTTTCACAATTCTTGAGGTTTGTCATATTTTTTACCCGCTTGCTGTTTTTATATCCACTTCTGTAAGATAAAATAATGAGTTTGTCCTTCAGTAATGATCTTTGAAAGATGTtcttttaaatgtaaataatgtTTAATCCATCGACATTTTACTATGaagtttttcaatgtttttatgccAGTGACATTCCTGAGCCCTTACTTCCTTTTAGAGTACTCTATCTAACAACAAAATATTAGCATTTATGAAGCAGCAACACCTGCCACTGTATTTTGtatagaaaaaacaaatttttattttttttccataactcACCTCTTTTGTTGTGTGAACATAAGCGCCTGGTTTTAATTCTTGCTGAACTAACTTCATTATGGTCCCTCTATTTTTCAGTGGAGTGAAGTCTTCTCCATGGATATGTATGAAAGCAGATTCAAAAAGGAAGGAATATTGAACCCAGTTATCGGGTCAGACTATCGCAAGCTTATTCTTCAGCCTGGCGGATCAAAGGACGCTGCTATTCTCCTGAGGGACTTCTTGGGTCGAGATCCTAGTCTGGAACCATTCCTCCGCAGCAAAGGACTTCAAGCGTAAACCtaagaagaaaaatgtaaaaagtttAGTGTAATGACATGTGGTTTGTTGTAAAAAAATTCATGAGAAATATGGACGAGTGGAAACTAATTAAATTGTGGGTAATGGGAGAAGAAGAAAAGCTCAATAAGCCTGCTCAATAACAACGTCCATGATATTGCTGTGCATAAAACCAAAGGTACAAAATTTTCTTACTAGAACTATTTGAGAAGTTTGTCATCTTCAATTTATGCAAAAGTGATgagaatttataaatatattttaaaaaatttcggT harbors:
- the LOC135195550 gene encoding LOW QUALITY PROTEIN: thimet oligopeptidase-like (The sequence of the model RefSeq protein was modified relative to this genomic sequence to represent the inferred CDS: inserted 1 base in 1 codon); this translates as MNTSSAFFFLTNICRKASFVAAATTQRLLKKNNPNTPLLCHRIRLFSVSTTMPTPQGIHGLYDFRRATPEGIIKETDALIAQQRAVYDQIADLPIEKVTYDNVIKQLAELMAERSTLGSPLDFPQHAATDKEVREASSKAEQKLEEFDVEMSMRKEIFDRVISFKKTDDLTDEQKRLVDKLILHGKRNGLHLSQEIQSEVKTIKKRMSELSIKFQRNLNEDNTKLFFTKDELAGMPDDFVNELTEGEDGXLEVTMKYPHLFPVTKKCRVPRTRQLMVTASQAKCMEENTPILEELITLRQKQADLLGYPNHASYILEERMASKPDNVEKFLTNLSDKLQVLWKQERVDMLNLKKEECEKYSYEYSGKLDFWDFRYYMNQVEEKMYAVDQNEVRQYFPLEKVTSGLLGIYQTLLSLKFTQEPDADTWHDDVKLYRVNDAKTDEKMGYFFLDLYPRDGKFGHAAIFPLQPSCVRSNGERQVAVCAMMCNFTKPTKDKPALLDHSEVETYFHEFGHVMHHICSRATFAMFAGTRVERDFLEAPSQMLENWVWEKEPLSLMSAHYQTGETLPDEIIEKLAKSRKANAGGFNLRQIILSTFDQAIHRTGKADTKALFAQTYREIMGIEPIPNTNMPANFGHLAGGYDAQYYGYLWSEVFSMDMYESRFKKEGILNPVIGSDYRKLILQPGGSKDAAILLRDFLGRDPSLEPFLRSKGLQA